A genomic window from Triticum urartu cultivar G1812 chromosome 7, Tu2.1, whole genome shotgun sequence includes:
- the LOC125523288 gene encoding disease resistance protein RPM1-like, whose amino-acid sequence MADTLFLVLKKVALILGEGALEKLRTEVAEEASAVTDFDHGMKQIVGEFTILQAFIGQVRTRNAGEKTFDAWLDQVTNVAHQVEEIIDEYSFLTTQAVVINNFFKRKFHQAKSFAAWQSLSSQIDQVETRIQHLSTVKDRYGISVGEPGRSSTSQYARQLSVSDSPCLSDDTELVGNAYEIGRLTQWLLSERQDRSIMSILGMGGLGKTTIASSIYKIKRISRMFDCFAWVTLSQNCQVEDLVRQIMKQLMDQRAYIASGIETMSHVRLIEELQSYLCDRKYLIVLDDVWDKHGWLFCSFVRNDRGSRVLVTTRKKDVALLADDGLVVKLKFLLLSKGNP is encoded by the coding sequence ATGGCAGACACTCTGTTTCTCGTTCTCAAAAAAGTTGCCCTGATCCTGGGAGAAGGGGCGTTAGAGAAGCTGAGAACAGAGGTGGCGGAGGAAGCATCGGCTGTCACTGATTTCGATCATGGCATGAAACAGATCGTGGGCGAGTTCACGATTCTGCAGGCATTTATTGGCCAGGTTCGCACACGGAATGCTGGTGAGAAGACATTTGATGCCTGGCTGGACCAAGTTACAAATGTTGCACATCAGGTAGAAGAGATCATTGACGAGTATAGTTTCCTTACTACGCAAGCCGTGGTCATAAACAACTTCTTCAAGAGGAAATTCCATCAGGCAAAGAGCTTTGCAGCATGGCAGAGCCTGTCAAGCCAGATTGATCAAGTAGAAACTCGAATTCAGCATCTATCAACAGTGAAAGATCGTTATGGCATTTCCGTAGGAGAACCGGGCAGGAGTAGCACGTCGCAATATGCCAGGCAGCTCTCTGTATCAGATTCTCCTTGCCTATCTGATGATACTGAATTAGTGGGGAATGCCTACGAAATTGGAAGGTTGACACAATGGTTACTGTCGGAGCGGCAAGACCGATCGATCATGTCCATCCTTGGTATGGGAGGTTTAGGCAAAACAACCATAGCGAGCAGTATCTACAAAATTAAAAGAATTAGCAGGATGTTTGATTGTTTTGCATGGGTTACTCTATCTCAGAATTGTCAAGTTGAAGACCTAGTGAGGCAAATCATGAAGCAGCTGATGGACCAAAGAGCTTACATCGCTAGTGGTATCGAGACTATGAGTCATGTAAGACTAATCGAGGAACTTCAGAGCTACCTGTGTGACAGGAAATATCTCATTGTCTTGGATGATGTATGGGATAAACATGGCTGGTTATTCTGTTCATTTGTAAGAAACGATCGTGGAAGTAGGGTACTAGTGACAACTCGCAAAAAGGACGTTGCTTTGTTAGCAGATGATGGATTAGTTGTGAAGCTTAAATTTCTTCTTCTGTCAAAAGGCAATCCGTAG